In the Siphonobacter curvatus genome, one interval contains:
- a CDS encoding RNA polymerase sigma factor has protein sequence MELLEALRQQNPFAQKRVYDQFVGRMFRVCRRYVRNDEEARDLLMTGFVKFFQRIQTIEWRQEQALEPYLRKLMVNECLQHLRGQKISYVAVDELSEHQQPFQPPDDHWSSEEVYRLILELPDGYRTVFNLYAIEGYTHREIAEQLQISENTSKSQLHKARQLLQEKLRKRGYDYGKSHG, from the coding sequence GTGGAATTACTCGAAGCCTTACGCCAACAAAATCCTTTTGCCCAGAAACGGGTCTACGATCAGTTCGTAGGGCGAATGTTTCGCGTATGCCGCCGCTATGTACGCAACGACGAAGAAGCCCGCGACTTGCTGATGACTGGTTTTGTTAAGTTTTTTCAGCGCATACAAACCATTGAATGGCGACAGGAACAGGCGCTGGAGCCGTACCTGCGGAAACTCATGGTCAACGAATGTTTACAGCACTTACGAGGGCAGAAGATTTCGTACGTGGCCGTCGATGAGCTTTCCGAACACCAGCAGCCTTTTCAGCCACCGGATGACCACTGGAGTAGTGAAGAAGTATACCGCCTGATTCTGGAACTACCCGATGGGTACCGCACCGTTTTTAATCTTTACGCCATCGAAGGGTATACCCACCGGGAAATCGCAGAGCAGCTTCAAATCAGTGAAAATACGTCTAAAAGCCAGCTTCATAAAGCCCGACAATTATTACAGGAAAAACTTAGAAAACGCGGATACGATTATGGAAAATCCCATGGATGA
- a CDS encoding DUF1304 domain-containing protein: MYLLSQILVAVVALEHVYILWMEMFAWTTRGKATFKSLPPELFEPTKGLAANQGLYNGFLAAGLVWSLLIGDSEWSRNVALFFLSCVVVAGVYGGWTASRSILLVQALPAAIALSTVLLR, from the coding sequence ATGTACCTTCTGAGCCAAATTCTCGTCGCCGTCGTTGCGCTGGAACACGTCTATATTTTATGGATGGAAATGTTTGCGTGGACCACGCGTGGGAAAGCTACCTTCAAGTCCTTACCCCCCGAATTATTTGAGCCTACCAAAGGTTTAGCCGCCAATCAGGGTCTGTACAACGGTTTTCTGGCGGCGGGGCTGGTTTGGTCACTACTCATTGGCGATAGTGAATGGTCGCGGAATGTGGCTCTATTTTTTTTAAGCTGTGTAGTCGTAGCCGGGGTCTACGGTGGCTGGACGGCCTCGCGGTCGATCCTGCTGGTACAGGCTCTGCCCGCAGCAATCGCCTTAAGTACGGTACTGCTAAGGTAA
- a CDS encoding GNAT family N-acetyltransferase, translating into MEQLVISNASLKDLSVLQQIGRETFAETFAAGNTEADMKKYLEESFSDERVTNELNHPESFFFIAWEGERAIGYLKVNTGQAQTELREETSLEIERIYVKKAYHGKKVGQLLYEKALEVAQLQHKSSLWLGVWEENPKAIRFYEKNGFITFDKHLFKVGNDEQTDLLMRKILAE; encoded by the coding sequence ATGGAACAGCTAGTAATCAGTAACGCCTCGCTGAAAGACCTTAGCGTACTACAACAAATCGGTAGAGAGACCTTTGCCGAGACCTTTGCGGCAGGGAATACCGAGGCAGATATGAAAAAATACCTGGAAGAAAGCTTTAGTGATGAACGCGTAACAAACGAACTTAACCATCCCGAATCCTTCTTTTTCATTGCCTGGGAAGGGGAACGTGCGATTGGTTATTTAAAAGTAAATACGGGCCAGGCTCAAACCGAACTACGGGAGGAAACCTCACTTGAGATTGAGCGAATCTACGTAAAGAAGGCTTACCACGGTAAAAAAGTAGGACAACTACTGTATGAAAAAGCCTTGGAAGTAGCTCAGTTACAACACAAATCATCTCTTTGGCTAGGCGTATGGGAAGAGAATCCGAAGGCCATACGGTTCTATGAGAAAAACGGATTTATTACGTTTGACAAGCACCTGTTTAAAGTAGGAAACGACGAACAAACCGATCTGCTGATGCGGAAGATCCTGGCTGAATAA
- a CDS encoding zinc-dependent alcohol dehydrogenase family protein, translating to MQAILSKGTYGLDSVALAEQPMPTIQAHEVLVRIQAVSLNQLDLMVAEGAFATPLPHVLGSDASGIVEAIGDQVTTLAVGDEVVTHFIQSWQSGALTPTDLSRRLGTSVSGVFSEYVALPASSFVKVPRHLTTTEASTLPIAGLTAWEALTTVGRLQPGQTVLLQGTGGVSLFALLFAKAIGATVILLSGSDEKLAQAKALGADETINYRTSPHWQQRVEELTSGQGVDLALEMSWTDLSKTISCMKIGGRIAVIGLLGGANTDLSIFGVLQKNLTLTGLQVGPKSSFEAMNQALERYAIHPVIDRVFPFADYAEALTYFQQGKHFGKVVIQF from the coding sequence ATGCAAGCGATTCTTAGCAAAGGCACCTATGGTCTGGATTCTGTAGCGTTAGCCGAACAGCCCATGCCTACCATCCAGGCTCACGAAGTCCTGGTCCGCATCCAGGCAGTCTCTCTCAATCAGTTAGATCTGATGGTGGCCGAGGGAGCGTTCGCCACCCCACTTCCCCATGTATTAGGTTCGGATGCGTCCGGGATCGTGGAGGCCATCGGGGATCAGGTAACCACGCTGGCCGTTGGCGATGAGGTAGTTACTCATTTTATACAGTCCTGGCAATCCGGAGCCCTTACGCCAACGGACCTGAGCCGCCGCCTCGGTACGAGTGTTTCAGGTGTTTTCTCGGAATACGTGGCCCTTCCTGCCTCTTCCTTCGTGAAAGTGCCCCGGCACCTTACGACTACCGAAGCTTCTACGCTACCCATTGCGGGCCTTACGGCCTGGGAGGCCCTTACGACGGTAGGCCGCTTACAGCCTGGACAAACGGTTTTACTACAGGGCACGGGTGGCGTATCGCTGTTCGCCCTGTTATTTGCCAAAGCGATTGGGGCGACCGTTATCCTCCTTTCTGGCTCTGACGAAAAACTAGCCCAGGCCAAAGCTCTGGGGGCGGATGAAACCATCAATTATCGCACGAGTCCACACTGGCAACAACGGGTCGAGGAGCTGACCTCGGGGCAGGGCGTGGATTTGGCCCTTGAAATGTCGTGGACAGACCTTAGTAAAACGATTTCCTGCATGAAAATTGGCGGTAGGATTGCCGTGATCGGCCTGCTGGGCGGTGCAAACACAGACCTGTCCATTTTCGGCGTTCTCCAGAAAAACCTGACGCTTACCGGCTTACAAGTTGGACCAAAGTCGTCTTTCGAAGCCATGAATCAGGCTTTGGAAAGGTACGCAATTCATCCGGTAATCGACCGGGTATTCCCCTTCGCTGATTATGCGGAAGCACTCACGTATTTCCAGCAGGGCAAGCATTTCGGAAAAGTCGTGATCCAGTTTTAA
- a CDS encoding winged helix-turn-helix transcriptional regulator has translation MAKKKRVDEPACAVDYAFRRIGGKYKGRILWYLNARAVMRYGELRKAIKDITPKMLTQTLRELEDDKLIQRKVYHEVPPKVEYSLTETGAELIPFIDHLRQWGDRQMEKEAWPGISC, from the coding sequence ATGGCTAAGAAAAAGAGGGTAGATGAGCCGGCCTGTGCGGTTGATTACGCTTTTCGACGCATTGGGGGAAAGTACAAGGGACGAATTTTATGGTATCTCAACGCCCGTGCCGTAATGCGGTACGGAGAGCTGCGAAAAGCCATCAAGGACATTACGCCCAAGATGCTGACGCAGACCTTACGGGAGTTGGAAGACGATAAACTGATTCAGCGAAAGGTGTACCACGAAGTGCCCCCCAAGGTCGAGTATTCACTGACCGAGACAGGAGCGGAGCTGATTCCCTTCATCGATCATTTAAGGCAGTGGGGCGATCGGCAAATGGAAAAAGAGGCATGGCCCGGTATTTCCTGTTGA
- a CDS encoding cation diffusion facilitator family transporter, translating to MLAHYFNPRTEQGVLRLSILVTIVLGGFGIAFGLLASSSAIIFDGIYDLTDAGMTFLALLVSKLIAASSTGNTVKSKLTEHFTMGFWHLEPIVLGFNGTLLLGSALYALVNAVDSFLDGGRRLELNYALIFTLISLVCTLSMALFASKANQSIRSELLALDAKSWFISTALSIAWFVAFTFGMIIEGTYLDWMVPYIDPAVLAIVCLVVIPLPISNIRQAVADILLVTPADLKKHVDEVAQKVVERYGFIAYRAYVARVGRGRQIELYFIVPMSWPAKRLEEWDELRDQISEAIGEDTPDRWLTIVFTTDLEWAE from the coding sequence ATGCTTGCTCACTACTTCAACCCCAGAACCGAACAGGGCGTCCTTCGCCTGTCCATCCTGGTTACCATTGTGTTGGGCGGTTTCGGTATTGCCTTTGGACTGCTGGCCAGTTCATCGGCCATTATCTTCGATGGCATTTATGATTTAACCGATGCCGGGATGACCTTCCTTGCTCTGCTAGTTTCCAAACTGATAGCGGCCTCTTCAACAGGTAATACCGTCAAGAGCAAGCTAACCGAGCATTTTACGATGGGATTCTGGCATTTGGAGCCCATTGTTTTAGGATTCAATGGCACTTTACTGTTAGGGTCTGCCCTGTATGCTTTAGTGAACGCGGTGGATAGCTTTCTGGATGGGGGTCGAAGGCTGGAGCTTAATTACGCCCTCATCTTTACGCTGATTTCGCTGGTCTGCACGCTGAGTATGGCCCTTTTCGCCAGCAAAGCCAATCAGTCCATCCGCTCTGAACTTTTAGCCCTGGATGCCAAATCCTGGTTTATTTCAACGGCCCTCAGCATTGCCTGGTTCGTAGCATTTACGTTCGGCATGATCATTGAGGGGACGTATCTGGACTGGATGGTTCCTTACATTGACCCGGCTGTTCTGGCCATTGTTTGCCTGGTCGTTATTCCTCTTCCCATTAGTAACATCCGGCAGGCGGTGGCTGATATTCTTCTGGTAACGCCCGCAGACCTGAAAAAACACGTGGATGAAGTGGCCCAGAAAGTAGTCGAACGCTATGGCTTCATCGCGTATCGAGCCTACGTAGCTCGGGTAGGTCGGGGTCGTCAGATTGAGCTCTATTTCATTGTTCCCATGAGCTGGCCCGCCAAACGCCTGGAAGAATGGGACGAACTTCGGGATCAGATCAGCGAAGCCATTGGTGAGGATACACCCGACCGCTGGCTCACGATCGTCTTTACAACTGATTTGGAGTGGGCGGAATAA
- a CDS encoding tetratricopeptide repeat protein produces the protein MKSFLMGSLVLISSALYAQDAKSLLDDGLKKAQAGQVREALTSFDQSIAMKDDYPVRQSRGMAYALLRRYEDAVTDFTKAISFKPDAKKSMVSRGIARKKLADYRGALSDFSAALKIDSKLAEAYYNRALVYELLGETEKACSDYKAAFAQGMKPAELKVETCNNPLPTPANRKPLLQLAGTATDAKYGTTKATPIKVGTSPAGEYENLTTYLDLLRDGQNKPVEYKKTGSLPYASSNAPNGKGTIDVVEINYRDTKNVAKKTTLYLTIFDFEAPKAPVGLKSVVPVAGK, from the coding sequence ATGAAATCTTTTTTGATGGGTAGTTTAGTACTTATTTCTTCGGCCCTGTACGCTCAGGACGCCAAAAGTTTACTCGATGATGGCCTGAAGAAAGCCCAGGCTGGTCAGGTACGCGAAGCCCTTACGTCGTTCGATCAATCCATTGCCATGAAAGACGACTATCCCGTACGCCAGAGCCGGGGGATGGCCTACGCACTCTTACGGCGGTACGAGGATGCGGTTACGGATTTCACCAAAGCCATTTCCTTTAAACCGGATGCGAAGAAATCCATGGTGAGCCGAGGGATCGCCCGTAAGAAACTAGCCGATTATCGCGGAGCCCTGAGCGATTTCTCGGCCGCCCTGAAAATCGATAGCAAACTTGCCGAAGCTTACTACAACCGGGCCCTGGTCTATGAATTACTGGGTGAAACGGAGAAAGCTTGCAGCGATTACAAAGCGGCCTTTGCCCAGGGGATGAAACCCGCCGAACTGAAAGTGGAGACCTGTAATAATCCACTCCCCACGCCGGCCAATCGGAAACCTTTGTTACAACTGGCGGGTACGGCGACGGATGCCAAATATGGTACGACCAAAGCTACCCCCATTAAAGTTGGAACGAGTCCGGCCGGAGAGTACGAAAACCTGACGACCTATCTTGATTTACTCCGCGACGGTCAGAATAAACCCGTGGAGTATAAAAAGACGGGTTCGTTACCGTATGCCTCCAGTAACGCTCCCAACGGAAAAGGCACTATCGATGTCGTGGAGATTAACTACCGGGATACGAAAAATGTAGCCAAGAAAACGACCTTGTATTTGACTATCTTCGATTTTGAAGCTCCGAAAGCTCCCGTAGGTTTGAAAAGTGTAGTACCCGTGGCGGGTAAATAA
- a CDS encoding c-type cytochrome, producing MKNWTDGEIFRAITTGVSKDGHALFPVMPYQYYGRMDPQDVYDIIAYLRSIPAQENAVPESKADFPFNWMINTLPEPASPQQRPDESDEVAYGAYLINAAGCKECHTRVENGEIREEEAFAGGRAFPAELGVLVSANLTPDPETGLGRWTRQEFIARFKSYADSTYEPRSINPGDFQTIMPWTMYGGMEEKDLGAMYAYLQTLKPVVNATQRFVPY from the coding sequence TTGAAAAACTGGACCGACGGCGAAATCTTCCGGGCCATCACGACGGGTGTCAGCAAAGACGGTCATGCCTTGTTTCCCGTCATGCCTTATCAGTATTATGGTCGCATGGATCCCCAAGACGTCTATGACATTATTGCTTACCTGCGAAGCATTCCCGCTCAGGAAAATGCGGTGCCCGAAAGTAAGGCTGATTTTCCTTTTAATTGGATGATCAATACCCTTCCCGAACCGGCAAGTCCTCAGCAACGCCCTGACGAATCGGATGAAGTAGCGTACGGAGCGTATTTGATCAATGCCGCTGGCTGTAAAGAATGCCATACCCGGGTAGAAAATGGGGAGATACGGGAAGAAGAGGCTTTTGCGGGTGGAAGAGCGTTCCCTGCAGAGCTGGGGGTATTGGTATCGGCTAACCTGACCCCTGACCCGGAGACGGGCTTGGGCCGCTGGACCCGCCAGGAATTCATTGCCCGCTTTAAGTCTTATGCCGATTCTACCTACGAACCGCGTTCGATCAATCCCGGTGATTTCCAGACCATCATGCCCTGGACCATGTACGGGGGCATGGAGGAAAAAGACCTGGGAGCCATGTATGCGTATCTGCAAACGCTTAAACCCGTCGTAAACGCTACTCAACGGTTTGTTCCGTATTAA
- a CDS encoding DUF2188 domain-containing protein, with product MPWTKTNYPDSLKNFMAPVRKKAIDIANALLADGRPEDSAIAIATEKAKEWAENRGLKVRKTRTT from the coding sequence ATGCCCTGGACGAAAACCAATTATCCGGACTCTCTGAAAAACTTCATGGCTCCGGTTCGAAAAAAAGCAATTGATATTGCAAACGCCCTGTTGGCGGATGGTCGGCCTGAAGACTCCGCCATCGCGATTGCCACGGAAAAAGCGAAAGAATGGGCCGAGAATCGCGGCCTGAAAGTTCGCAAAACCCGAACCACCTAA
- a CDS encoding RNA polymerase sigma factor, with the protein MTKSLTHTDDTELWIAFKKGDVQAFEQIYRNHFSMLLSYGKRICNDPELVEDAIQDVYVELWKRRENLKSLHTIKFYLFRVLRNRLYNLRQADLPLVAEDDEDNPEDKFQGLYSPAIEASLIEEEVTFQQNARLKKALEELPSRQREAIMLAFYDEFSTEEIAGIMGINQQSVNNHLNRAYGLLRKLLTDTLLVVLLFYLR; encoded by the coding sequence TTGACGAAAAGCCTGACCCATACGGACGATACGGAACTTTGGATCGCCTTTAAAAAAGGTGATGTGCAGGCGTTTGAGCAAATTTACCGCAACCACTTCTCGATGCTGCTTTCCTACGGCAAACGCATCTGCAATGATCCGGAGCTGGTGGAAGATGCCATTCAGGATGTATACGTGGAATTGTGGAAGCGACGGGAAAATTTGAAAAGTCTGCATACCATCAAATTTTACTTATTCCGAGTCTTACGCAACCGCCTGTATAACCTCCGGCAGGCGGATCTGCCCCTGGTAGCTGAAGATGACGAGGATAATCCCGAAGATAAATTTCAGGGGCTATATAGTCCGGCCATTGAAGCCAGCCTGATTGAGGAAGAAGTGACTTTCCAGCAAAATGCCCGATTAAAAAAAGCTTTGGAGGAACTGCCCAGCCGGCAGCGGGAAGCGATTATGCTCGCGTTCTATGATGAGTTCAGTACGGAGGAAATCGCGGGAATTATGGGAATCAACCAGCAATCCGTAAACAACCACCTGAACCGGGCGTATGGCTTACTACGTAAACTGCTGACGGACACCCTTCTAGTCGTATTGCTCTTCTACTTACGCTAA
- a CDS encoding FecR family protein — MDQKPDLLQEFIGNPSFRKWVNAPDESTVAYWESYQRQYPEHEAAIRQAAAVVRRLKQASIELAQVEADPQKEEEIWQSLRQQLFPAPVRRSFAWGWAAAAAVVLAVGLGWWMVQPSQAPQLAQVIATPQSDSVTISNTHTKPRLVSLPDGSSVILQKGSNLRYENPFQAQNRMVSLSGEAYFEVVRDTTRPFLVYANGLVARVLGTSFNIKAYSRDNNVTLTVRTGKVSVSSHPVFEAASKEGEDLVLQPNEQVVFARKESRLFRSPINTLAEAKTLVLRPVNLVYNAVPVSEVIAEIERTYGIKVIFQNPLLSNCRITTDLKEGTLSQKLDIICKTIEANWAAQDNYVAVSGRGCRP, encoded by the coding sequence ATGGACCAAAAGCCTGACTTACTACAAGAATTTATTGGTAATCCTTCGTTTCGGAAGTGGGTAAATGCCCCCGATGAGTCCACCGTGGCTTATTGGGAAAGCTATCAGCGGCAATACCCTGAACACGAAGCGGCAATCCGTCAGGCGGCTGCCGTAGTGCGTAGGCTTAAACAAGCGAGTATAGAACTCGCTCAGGTGGAAGCGGACCCCCAGAAAGAAGAAGAAATCTGGCAATCCCTTCGCCAGCAATTGTTCCCGGCACCCGTACGGCGTTCCTTCGCTTGGGGCTGGGCTGCCGCCGCCGCCGTAGTACTGGCCGTAGGTCTAGGCTGGTGGATGGTACAACCTTCACAGGCCCCGCAGCTGGCTCAGGTGATTGCTACGCCGCAATCGGATTCGGTTACCATTAGTAATACGCATACCAAACCCCGTCTGGTTTCCCTGCCCGATGGCAGTTCCGTTATTCTCCAAAAGGGCAGTAACCTTCGCTACGAAAATCCATTCCAGGCCCAAAACCGTATGGTTTCTCTGTCAGGAGAAGCCTATTTCGAAGTGGTACGCGACACCACTCGGCCCTTCTTAGTATACGCCAATGGGTTAGTCGCCCGGGTATTAGGAACTAGTTTCAACATTAAGGCTTACAGTCGAGATAATAATGTCACGCTAACCGTTCGTACGGGAAAGGTTTCCGTGTCTTCCCACCCGGTATTCGAGGCTGCCTCGAAGGAAGGGGAGGACCTGGTGCTGCAACCCAACGAACAGGTTGTTTTTGCCCGGAAAGAATCCCGCTTATTCCGGAGTCCAATCAATACACTGGCGGAGGCTAAAACCTTAGTACTCCGTCCCGTGAACCTAGTGTATAATGCGGTGCCCGTCAGTGAAGTAATTGCTGAGATCGAACGTACCTATGGGATTAAGGTCATTTTTCAGAACCCGTTGCTGAGCAATTGCCGCATTACGACCGATTTGAAAGAAGGAACCCTTTCGCAGAAACTAGATATTATCTGTAAGACGATAGAAGCCAACTGGGCGGCTCAGGACAACTATGTTGCCGTGAGTGGCCGGGGCTGCCGACCTTAA
- a CDS encoding SusC/RagA family TonB-linked outer membrane protein yields MKEPLFSKEIGWKIMRLTVLQLLIVAFFTNVSVALDGRAQEFMNKKISIELQNKSVSEVLSQLEKAAGVKFSYSPDLIQSQRSVTLNAANESLSVVLQRLLQPLQIKFELVGNRLILTRANRLEPTFIERYITLMMPSKIQGNKPLLTVTGQVKDETGSVVPSVTILLKGTPNVGTVTNAEGRYSLNVPDGNAVLVFSSIGYESQEVPVNNQTTIDVTMKSDIKSLNEVVVVGYGTQRRQEVTSAVSTIKTEDFNQGGTRNALDLIQGKVAGLQITRTQGNNPNSSPAIQLRGIVSINGDLSPLVVIDGIPGGNLDLLQQDDIESFDVLKDGSAAAIYGTRGNAGVILVTTKKGKGGPPTLTYSTYAQHEVVAKRPQFLTAADWRAAMQDPTNPKASQMRDLGANTDFYDLMLDKGNLSHYHNMALSGGSGANSNYRVSMYYNEANPITIQNWRKQFGGRLSVFQKSLNNLLSTSVNLATNFNKANLLGGNTGDFENALGRNPTQPLFDPNTGRYFEEGSTVNPIGRLNQEKLTRDQQTTSADIRFTLEPFKGFKASAFGAVQRDVWNDNEYRNRDSRRSVLDQLNGTPIAGTGYARKYNEIRNLSTFESTLEYETKFHEDHGFKALAGYSYQYNVRSWFEGANSGFLNDQFQENNLGAGNFIALGKSSLGSFKEDNTLIAFFGRLNYDYKGKYIAQFILRREGSSRFGANNKYGNFPAASVGWNLAQENFIKSLNVFDDLKFRVGYGITGNQGIPNYRSLVRLSTGNFYLNDDGVWRQTYGPSNNPNPNLRWERKAELNFGLDFALFKGRLTGAFDVYNRRTKDLLGNFNTQLPPYIQATLFTNVGTIDNKGVELSLSGSVIKKKDFSWSMDVVGSTQKNRLVSLSSDVFKATFLTFGGIGGTGALGDAIRTIEGGSLGSFYGKRFAGFTPEGKWLFYKASGEAVTSDKIVANEDYTYIGNGIPKVYLSWNNRLQYKNFDLTVFFRSKLGYDILNLQQVFFGNKVYLPTNVLKDALGRNNQINDALQYSDYYLEPGGFVKLDNVTLGYNWRFNSPVIKNLRIYATGRNLLTITKYRGMDPEINDVGLDPGIDGRGFYPRTQSYTLGLNVQF; encoded by the coding sequence ATGAAAGAACCGTTATTCTCCAAAGAAATTGGGTGGAAGATCATGCGATTAACCGTACTCCAGCTTCTGATTGTTGCCTTCTTTACAAATGTCTCCGTCGCCCTTGATGGCCGAGCTCAGGAGTTCATGAATAAAAAGATCAGCATCGAGCTTCAAAATAAGAGTGTGAGTGAAGTACTATCCCAGCTGGAAAAAGCCGCGGGTGTTAAATTTTCCTATAGCCCTGACCTGATTCAATCGCAACGTTCGGTAACGCTGAACGCAGCGAATGAAAGCCTGAGCGTGGTGCTACAACGCTTGCTGCAACCCCTTCAAATTAAGTTTGAACTGGTGGGCAATCGCCTGATTCTGACGCGTGCCAACCGCCTGGAGCCTACGTTCATTGAGCGGTACATCACGCTGATGATGCCCAGCAAAATTCAGGGCAATAAACCCCTGCTGACAGTTACGGGACAAGTAAAAGACGAAACCGGATCAGTAGTACCCAGCGTAACCATCCTGCTAAAAGGTACGCCGAACGTAGGTACAGTTACGAATGCCGAAGGTCGTTACTCCCTGAACGTACCCGATGGCAATGCCGTATTGGTATTCTCTTCCATTGGTTACGAAAGCCAGGAAGTACCTGTAAACAACCAGACGACGATTGATGTAACGATGAAATCGGACATCAAGTCGCTCAACGAAGTCGTCGTCGTCGGTTACGGTACGCAGCGTCGGCAGGAAGTAACCTCGGCGGTATCGACAATCAAAACCGAAGACTTTAACCAGGGTGGTACGCGGAATGCATTGGACTTGATTCAGGGTAAAGTAGCGGGTTTGCAGATTACGCGTACGCAGGGTAACAACCCGAACTCTAGCCCGGCTATCCAGCTGCGGGGTATTGTTTCGATTAATGGAGATCTTTCACCCCTGGTCGTGATCGACGGTATTCCTGGCGGTAACTTGGATCTGCTGCAACAGGATGATATCGAATCCTTTGACGTACTGAAAGACGGTTCAGCGGCGGCTATCTATGGTACGCGGGGAAATGCTGGGGTAATTCTGGTGACGACGAAAAAAGGAAAAGGAGGCCCTCCAACCTTGACGTATTCTACCTATGCACAGCACGAAGTCGTAGCTAAACGCCCTCAGTTTTTAACCGCTGCGGATTGGCGGGCAGCCATGCAGGATCCAACGAACCCCAAAGCTAGTCAGATGCGGGATTTGGGGGCGAATACGGATTTTTACGATCTCATGCTCGATAAAGGCAATCTGAGTCATTACCATAACATGGCGCTTTCAGGAGGTAGCGGTGCGAATAGTAATTACCGCGTTTCGATGTATTACAACGAAGCCAACCCGATTACGATTCAAAACTGGCGGAAGCAATTTGGTGGTCGTTTAAGCGTCTTCCAAAAGTCATTAAATAACCTGCTTTCGACGTCAGTGAACCTGGCGACCAACTTCAACAAGGCCAATTTACTGGGTGGAAACACGGGTGATTTTGAAAATGCACTGGGACGTAACCCAACGCAACCTTTATTTGATCCTAACACGGGCCGTTACTTCGAAGAAGGATCTACCGTAAACCCCATTGGCCGCTTGAACCAAGAGAAGTTGACTCGGGATCAGCAAACGACTTCTGCCGACATCCGTTTTACGTTGGAACCCTTTAAAGGATTTAAAGCGAGTGCCTTCGGAGCCGTACAGCGGGATGTTTGGAATGATAATGAGTACCGGAACCGGGATTCTCGTCGCTCGGTGCTGGATCAATTAAATGGTACGCCAATCGCTGGAACAGGTTACGCACGTAAGTACAATGAGATCAGAAACTTGTCTACGTTCGAATCGACGCTCGAATACGAAACAAAATTCCACGAAGATCACGGTTTTAAAGCTTTAGCGGGTTACAGTTATCAGTATAACGTGCGTTCGTGGTTTGAAGGAGCGAACAGTGGTTTCTTAAACGATCAGTTCCAGGAGAATAACTTAGGTGCGGGTAACTTCATCGCCTTGGGTAAATCTTCCCTGGGTAGCTTTAAAGAAGACAATACGCTGATTGCCTTCTTTGGACGTCTGAACTATGATTACAAAGGCAAATATATTGCTCAGTTCATTCTGCGTCGCGAAGGTTCATCCCGCTTTGGTGCCAATAACAAGTACGGTAATTTCCCCGCGGCTTCGGTGGGCTGGAACCTGGCTCAGGAGAACTTTATCAAGTCACTCAATGTCTTTGATGATTTAAAATTCCGGGTAGGATACGGGATCACGGGTAACCAGGGAATTCCGAACTATCGTTCACTGGTGCGTTTAAGTACGGGTAACTTCTATTTGAACGACGATGGCGTCTGGCGTCAGACGTACGGACCGAGCAACAACCCCAACCCCAACCTTCGTTGGGAGCGTAAAGCCGAGTTAAACTTTGGTCTGGATTTTGCTCTTTTCAAAGGTCGTTTAACGGGGGCCTTCGATGTTTATAATCGTCGCACGAAAGACTTGCTGGGTAACTTTAACACTCAATTGCCTCCCTACATTCAGGCTACGCTGTTTACCAACGTAGGTACGATTGATAACAAAGGGGTAGAGTTAAGCCTGAGTGGCTCTGTCATCAAGAAGAAGGATTTCTCCTGGAGCATGGACGTCGTGGGTAGCACGCAGAAAAACCGCCTGGTTTCGCTGTCAAGTGATGTCTTCAAGGCTACGTTCCTAACGTTCGGTGGTATTGGTGGTACCGGTGCTTTAGGAGATGCGATCCGTACCATCGAAGGTGGTTCACTAGGTAGCTTCTACGGGAAGCGATTTGCCGGCTTTACGCCCGAAGGCAAATGGTTGTTCTACAAAGCCTCTGGCGAAGCGGTAACCTCTGATAAGATCGTTGCCAACGAAGACTACACCTACATCGGTAATGGTATTCCGAAAGTGTATCTATCCTGGAACAACCGTCTGCAGTACAAAAACTTCGATTTGACGGTCTTCTTCCGCAGTAAGCTGGGTTATGACATCCTGAACCTGCAACAGGTATTCTTCGGCAATAAAGTGTACTTGCCCACGAACGTCTTGAAAGATGCCCTGGGCCGTAACAACCAGATCAACGATGCGCTTCAGTATTCGGATTACTACCTCGAGCCGGGTGGATTTGTGAAGCTGGACAACGTAACGCTGGGTTATAACTGGCGATTCAACTCACCCGTAATCAAGAATCTGCGTATCTACGCTACGGGCCGTAACCTGTTGACGATCACGAAATACCGTGGTATGGATCCGGAAATCAATGATGTCGGACTGGATCCTGGTATCGACGGTCGTGGTTTCTATCCCCGTACGCAGTCGTACACGCTTGGTCTTAATGTTCAATTCTAA